From Acinonyx jubatus isolate Ajub_Pintada_27869175 chromosome F2, VMU_Ajub_asm_v1.0, whole genome shotgun sequence, the proteins below share one genomic window:
- the ZHX2 gene encoding zinc fingers and homeoboxes protein 2 — translation MASKRKSTTPCMVRTSQVVEQDVPEEGDRAKEKGNSTTQPETTKDSWTVEPENSSKENEVIEVKSTGENQSKKLQGGYECKYCPYSTQNLNEFTEHVDTQHPNVILNPLYVCAECNFTTKKYDSLSDHNSKFHPGETNFKLKLIKRNNQTVLEQSIEATNHVVSITTSGPGSGDGDPGISVSKTPIMKPGKPKADAKKVPKKPEEATPENHVEGTARLVTDAAEILSRLGGVELLQDTLGHVTPSVQLPPNINLVPKVPVPLNTTKYNSALDTNATMINSFNKFPYPTQAELSWLTAASKHPEEHIRIWFATQRLKHGISWSPEEVEEARKKMFNGTIQSVPPTITVLPAQLAPTKMSQPILQTALPCQILGQTSLVLTQVTSGSTTVSCSPITLAVAGVTNHGQKRPLVTPQAAPEPKRPHIAQVPEPPPKVANPVLTPASDRKKTKEQIAHLKASFLQSQFPDDAEVYRLIEVTGLARSEIKKWFSDHRYRCQRGIVHITSESLAKDQLAIAASRHGRAYHAYPDFAPQKFKEKTQGQIKTLEDSFLKSSFPTQAELDRLRVETKLSRREIESWFSERRKLRDSMEQAVLDSMGTGKKGQDVVAPNGALSRLDQLSGAQLASSLPSPSPAITKNQEQVHLLRSTFARTQWPTPQEYDQLAAKTGLVRTEIVRWFKENRCLLKTGTLKWMEQYQHQQIAGDHVYDAPPRKAVKAVITESPKNGSDVGQQHYKDPKKLCEEDLEKLVPRVKVSNEQAKDGVPAKPSEATSDRSEGSSRDGQGSDENEESGVVDWVEVTVGEEDAISDRSDSWSQTAAEGTAEQAGSDSDSIPAEAGQA, via the coding sequence ATGGCGAGCAAGCGAAAATCCACAACCCCGTGCATGGTTCGGACATCACAGGTAGTAGAACAAGATGTGCCCGAGGAAGGAGACAGggccaaagaaaaaggaaacagcacAACACAGCCTGAAACAACCAAGGACAGTTGGACAGTAGAACCCGAGAActcttccaaagaaaatgaagtgatAGAGGTGAAATCTACAGGGGAAAACCAATCCAAAAAACTCCAAGGTGGTTATGAATGCAAATACTGCCCCTACTCCACGCAAAACCTGAACGAGTTCACGGAGCACGTTGACACGCAGCACCCCAACGTGATTCTCAACCCCTTATACGTGTGTGCCGAATGTAACTTCACAACCAAAAAGTACGACTCCCTGTCTGACCACAACTCCAAGTTCCATCCCGGGGAGACCAACTTCAAGCTGAAGTTAATCAAGCGCAATAATCAAACTGTCTTAGAGCAGTCCATCGAAGCCACCAACCACGTCGTGTCCATCACCACCAGCGGCCCCGGAAGCGGCGACGGTGATCCCGGAATCTCAGTGAGTAAAACCCCCATCATGAAGCCAGGGAAACCAAAAGCCGATGCCAAGAAGGTGCCCAAGAAGCCGGAGGAGGCCACGCCCGAGAACCACGTGGAAGGGACTGCCCGCCTGGTGACAGACGCGGCTGAGATCCTCTCGAGACTCGGAGGCGTGGAGCTCCTCCAGGACACATTAGGGCACGTCACGCCTTCTGTCCAGCTCCCACCAAATATCAACCTTGTCCCGAAGGTCCCCGTCCCGCTGAATACTACCAAATACAACTCTGCCCTGGACACGAATGCCACCATGATCAACTCCTTCAACAAGTTCCCTTACCCGACCCAGGCCGAGTTGTCCTGGCTGACAGCTGCTTCCAAACACCCAGAAGAGCACATCAGAATCTGGTTTGCCACACAGCGCTTAAAGCATGGCATCAGCTGGTCCccggaggaggtggaggaggcccGGAAAAAGATGTTTAATGGCACCATCCAGTCAGTACCCCCCACGATCACCGTGCTGCCGGCCCAGCTGGCGCCCACAAAGATGTCACAGCCCATCCTCCAGACAGCTCTGCCGTGCCAGATTCTCGGCCAGACCAGCCTGGTGCTGACTCAGGTGACCAGCGGATCAACAACGGTCTCCTGCTCCCCCATCACGCTTGCCGTGGCCGGAGTGACCAACCATGGCCAAAAAAGGCCTTTAGTGACTCCCCAGGCCGCCCCCGAGCCCAAGCGTCCACACATCGCTCAGGTGCCAGAGCCCCCGCCCAAGGTGGCCAACCCTGTGCTGACGCCAGCCAGTGACCGCAAGAAGACAAAGGAGCAGATTGCGCATCTCAAGGCAAGCTTTCTCCAGAGCCAGTTTCCTGACGATGCTGAGGTCTATCGGCTCATCGAGGTGACCGGCCTTGCCAGGAGTGAGATCAAGAAGTGGTTCAGCGATCACCGGTATCGGTGTCAAAGAGGCATCGTCCACATCACCAGCGAATCCCTTGCCAAAGACCAGTTGGCCATCGCAGCCTCCCGACACGGCCGCGCGTACCACGCGTACCCGGACTTTGCCccacagaaattcaaagaaaaaacacagggTCAGATTAAAACCCTGGAGGACAGCTTTTTGAAAAGCTCTTTCCCGACCCAAGCAGAACTGGATAGACTAAGGGTGGAAACCAAGCTGAGCAGGAGAGAGATCGAATCCTGGTTCTCAGAGAGACGGAAGCTTCGGGACAGCATGGAACAAGCAGTCTTGGATTCCATGGGGACTGGCAAAAAAGGCCAAGATGTGGTGGCCCCCAATGGTGCTCTGTCTCGACTTGACCAGCTCTCCGGTGCCCAGTTAGCCAGTTCTCTGCCCAGCCCTTCACCAGCAATTACGAAAAATCAAGAACAGGTACATCTCCTGCGGAGCACGTTTGCAAGAACCCAGTGGCCTACTCCCCAGGAGTATGACCAGTTAGCAGCCAAGACAGGCCTGGTCCGAACTGAAATTGTGCGCTGGTTCAAAGAGAACAGGTGCTTGCTAAAAACCGGAACCTTAAAGTGGATGGAGCAGTACCAGCACCAGCAGATAGCGGGAGATCACGTTTACGACGCCCCACCAAGGAAAGCAGTGAAAGCCGTCATCACTGAGAGCCCAAAGAATGGAAGTGATGTGGGTCAGCAACATTACAAGGACCCCAAAAAGCTCTGTGAAGAGGACTTGGAGAAGCTGGTACCCAGGGTGAAAGTGAGCAACGAGCAAGCCAAGGATGGTGTGCCGGCCAAGCCTTCTGAAGCCACCTCGGACAGGTCGGAGGGCAGCAGCCGGGACGGCCAGGGCAGCGACGAGAATGAGGAGTCGGGCGTTGTGGATTGGGTGGAGGTCACGGTCGGAGAGGAGGACGCCATCTCAGACAGGTCGGATAGCTGGAGTCAGACGGCAGCCGAAGGCACCGCAGAACAGGCCGGCTCGGACTCCGACAGCATCCCTGCCGAGGCTGGCCAGGCCTAA